The window TCGGCCTCGTCGTCGGCGTCCCCCTCCGCGTCGGCGTCGGCAGCCGCCGTGCCGCCCAAGACGCTCGCCGAGGACCGCACCTGGACCGGGACGATGACGATCAACGGCATCCCCCTCGGCGTCTCCCTCGACGGCAAGGCCGCACCGCAGGCCGTGTCGTCGACCGTGTCGCTCGTGCAGAAGAAGTTCTACGACGGCCTGACCTGCCACCGCCTCACGAACGGCGGCTTCTACGTGCTGCAGTGCGGCGACCCGAAGGGCGACGGCAGCGGCGGCCCCGGGTACTCCTACGGCCCGATCGAGAACGCGCCGTCCGACAACATCTACAAGGCCGGCACGATCGCCATGGCGCGCCAGAGCAACAACGCATCGAGCCAGGGCAGCCAGTTCTTCATCGTCTACGAGGACACGCCCATCCCGGCCGACCAGGCGGGCGGCTACACCGTGATCGGCGAGGTCACCTCGGGGCTCGACCAGCTCAAGACGCAGGTGGCCGACAAGGGCGTGCAGGGCGGCGGGACCGACGGCAAGCCCGCGGTCGCGACCACCATCGACAGCTTCAGCCTGCAGTGATCCCAGCACGTGCAATAGGCTGATTCCCAAACGTGGGGCGGCATCCCGCCCGTAACGCGCAGCAGCAAGGTGAGGCTCTTGGCTACTTCTGAACAGCACCCCTGGGGACGTGTCGACGAGACCGGCACCGTGTACGTCCGCGAGGGCGATGGCGAGCGTGTCGTCGGCGAATACCCGGACGGTTCCGCCGAGGAGGCGCTCGCGTACTTCGAGCGCAAGTACAACGATCTCGCCGGCCAGGTCGGCCTGCTGGAGCAGCGCGCCCGGCGCGGCGCACCGGCCGCCGACGTG is drawn from Leifsonia shinshuensis and contains these coding sequences:
- a CDS encoding peptidylprolyl isomerase, giving the protein MAPKQNDREARQARERLRAYQARQTVHEHKVKRRKRDNWVAGIAAVVIVALAVGTQLLYFSAGPGAAKASASSSASPSASASAAAVPPKTLAEDRTWTGTMTINGIPLGVSLDGKAAPQAVSSTVSLVQKKFYDGLTCHRLTNGGFYVLQCGDPKGDGSGGPGYSYGPIENAPSDNIYKAGTIAMARQSNNASSQGSQFFIVYEDTPIPADQAGGYTVIGEVTSGLDQLKTQVADKGVQGGGTDGKPAVATTIDSFSLQ